From the genome of Liolophura sinensis isolate JHLJ2023 chromosome 5, CUHK_Ljap_v2, whole genome shotgun sequence:
AGACGGTGAGTAAAATTATGTTGAAACTCTTCAAGATGCCTTACTGACACACCGTTGTTGGTGATGAAGTGAAAAACACGTTTCCCAGGTTGTAAGTTAAATAACGAAATAAGATGTTTTAGAAAAAAAGTGTGTTTACATAAAGCAATACTGTCTTGTCTGAGGGCGTTCCAGCTGAAGcctttttgtttagaaaatctTTTCGTCAGTTTGCTCATAAGTAATCTGTCACCATTGATTCATTTATATGCACTCATAACCCTAACAATTTTACCTTCTTTCCCATTATCCACAACAACCGACCACTACTAGAATCAAATGATTATCTCActaaaacttttcatcaaaccaaaattataAACAGTAAAAGACAGTCTCCCAGTCGTAAGAAACTTCTAACAAAGGCTCGGTTTACTACCAACTCAATAGAAACCAGTTATACAACTTCTAAGTGTGGAGACCCACGATGCAAATGCTGTGAACATTTAATATGAagcagtcattttttgtttcatgttaccAATTTTAGCTTACCTATCAACGCTAATACGAATTATAATTCCCAAAATCTTACTTCATGTGTTAACCTGCTCTCTTTGTAACAAAATCTACATAGGCGAAACTGGTGATTCATTAAGGAATCGAGGTAGGTTATATAGACAACAAATTAACACGCCAAGTTTACAGATTTTAGCTGTAAACAAAGATATCGCATCATGTACCCGTAACCTAGACAGTTGGCCCAAATTCCACATATTGTCTTTCTTTTAATTACCGGTGAATAACGCTCAAACCAGCGGAATCAAAGAACAgtacttcattcataaatttaattgtgaacttaacagagaaaacatcAGGAGATAATCTCTCCGTATGGATAATCTCCTGGGCAAGTTCGAActttattatattacatgtaatttgtaactatgactgatcaccatggcttaatgtacctgcatgtatatatagatatatagctgATATATAGCTGAAAGTAGTGAGCTCATTCAACAACTATATAtgtctgtctgtaaaactgttaaCAACGCTTTGGCATGTCCGTacttgaaaatctgttgtggCCATGTCCATATATAAAGCCTGTCGAACTGTTATACTTCATTCCTTGGTAAGAGCAAGAGCTCGAAACTGCTGTCGGAATAGAgagatgtagaaagttgaggaggcttatatatatatatatcttatattttatatattgcaTATAAGCGTAGAAATTACCTACTTGTATTTCGCAACAGGCTTTTAATCAAACATCTTCTTGGAAAGCTGAGActcattattttcttttcttacgAGCCACACAGGAGCCAACAAACGTCGCAGATAGACAAGTAGTGATTGGTGActgcatgcatgtttttttttcttggaaaataCACACAGTACGTTGCCTACGCACTGAAAAGTACACAGTACAGCAACTGTAATGTACCGTGCATTAATTTTCTATAAGTAAAAATTAATATCCTCTATGAACTAAATCTCCTGTAAATGGCATGTCTTTATAGATTTAACTACTCATGAAGTAAATTACACGCCTGACTGCGGCAGACAGATATAATAAGATATCTGGTAGTCATTAAACCACCGCAGCGTAtgaatatatacctgtacagccAAGTAAGGCTCTCTACATAAGTGTTCATGCTGGCAGAACGGTGTTACATAATGTTATCACGGGCTAAGTTGACTGTAACCAccatatagtatatatatcaTTATCTTATTAGGTCTTCGAATTGCTCggaatattaaaattattttcagacaGTGCTTTCACGTTTTCAAATAAAGTACAAATCGTATCTGTTTGAAATGTGGCAGCAAAATGTGGCTCCCGGGCATAATCTTCAaaggttttgaagtttgttgttATTTAGTAGTTTTAATGGCCTGTAAATCAAAAACTGTAAgatttaaaaatttgcaaattgcACCACTTTGTATCCCAAAATATGTTCTTTCCTCAGCTATAGCACTGCAAGTTTTCTCTCTTCCACTGTTTAAATAACACGCTAAATTGCACACTTCTTTGTACTGAAGCATAAGCTAAAAGACTGCTTGGAAGCCGCAGAACTGCAAGCAGTTCTAGttagttttattatttaataaaatagtCGCTTCATACGAGAACATTTGACTACATGGCGGCTTGGTGCTGCGGTGGAAATTAACTGTTCAGGGTGATCTCTTGTTTGGTTTTGCTGAACACACCCTACCAGTATGACATATATGTCGCACgtaggaaagttcatcagtaactagCCCAAGATTGGCGGTTGTTTCGATTTCCACCATTCAGAAGACTACCATCGTATAAGatgaaaatttttgagtatatGGCGATGAGACAACAATCACACGAAAACCACTGTGTGGTTCAAGACAAATGCCTAGTTGGATAGATTTGTTATCAAACAAATGCCTAGATGGATAAGGCCACTCACAAGCCCACACATGATGGAATCGAACTCGTGACCTTGTACATCCTATATACGAATACGACACTCTAAAAAGCTGCTCTTACAGAGAGGGCGTCGGTTATTTTACAGTTCGGATAATGAATGTGTAATAATAGGTTTGGAGGCCTCCCTCCATGCATATATTAACGATACCTATACAGTTAAAGCGCCATGCAAATGTTCAAGGTCATTACATTAAACAGATATATTTTTAGCATTTGTCAGACACATGCATAGACAGTCAAAAAATCACGcttaaacttttttttgtaattagTGAGGTACAAACAAAGACCAAAGCAGGACAAAAAAAGAGGGTTTATCAACATTGTTTAAGAAAGACTGAGGAAGGCTCGGATAATCGGATATTGTGTTCTGGGCGTATAACCTTATAATCACGGCCGATTAGTTACGAATTAACGAAGCTTTTAAGTCGAACTGGTTGTAAAATCCCGCTCAAGGTGTCTTCAGTTTTTCCTGTGTGCATCATGAGCTATATAAGTGGACACATTAGTCGTTGATGGCAGTTCTCTTTGTGGAAGAGAAGATTACCTGGCAGAAGACTTCTTGTCAAACGCAATAACAGCCATGATGCCTCTAACACTTGTCTCGGCTGCggtctgtctgtgtgtcagtGTGTACGGCTGGGGTGAGGTGGATCAACAACAGTACTACCCCAGCGACCCTTATGGACCATATCCTTCAGGTAACGCCATATATTTCTAGTCCAATCATCAGCGTTTTCTTATTAACTGATCATGTGCTGTGTGTTGAGTAAGTTTTAGAAATTCCATAATTTACTAGATGTAAAAATTATGTGACAAATGTTAAGGATCTgggctcagtttcacaaagatgtcgtacgtGCACCCTAATCGCACATTGAGGACAATAGTACGGTGATAATAACGTACAAAAtgtcgtacgacaaatgtacgataaaaaatatGTCTTATACCGCTTGGTGAAATTGGGCCAATGTGCAAAATTTAACATATAACATTTAACACAGATGTAAAAAGCTGTTTGGAGTGAAACAAAATGACGTATTCTTTGAACAGCTGTGTCTGTTACAAATCGTTTTTTTACCACTGGGTGGAGATTCTCTGTCTATTATGATTCTTTTTGTCATTTAGGTCACTCATATGGACATTTCGGCAGAGATGAACGCCAGGGACCCGTGGGAGGTGTCGAAAGGCCCGGAATAAGAGGTGTCCAAAGACCCAGAATGGGAGGTTTGGAAAGACCCGGACAGCGAGACGATAGACTAAGTCCAAAATCACCTCACGCTCATGACAATAAAATGGGTACGTTACTTCTTTTGAAATAGAATATAGAATACAGGCCAAGTAAGATAGTGGTTATATCGGTGTCAGTACACTTTGTTGAGTGTCTTGCCGGAGGTGAAACAGCAGAATAACTATGCTATGGCTGAATTGATATCTAGTTGCTGCTAGCGGCTAATTgcaatattgttgaaaaaaactTTCCTGTACAGTATAACGTAATTGTGAGTTGTAGAGTTTATTGTGCTGCCTTTCTTTGTAGTTTGCCCACTTGTTCAGCTGCTCAttgtgaaatacatttttttacaggTAAACTGACGTCATGACAAAGCATTGCCATAAACTTTACACCCTCCGCGCAATATAGCAATCAATATTATAGTTTAGTAATgttttttcgtttgttttttaATCAGGAGACCCACATAACCCCACTGGTCATTACAGAAAAAATGCGCATCAAGGTTCCGTGCTGCAAACACAGGGAGGTAATAGAGGTGCCGGAAATCCCGGGCAAAGGATTGCCGGACGTCCCGGAGGTGCCGGTAGACCCGGGCAGAGAGGTGCTAGAGGTCCCGGAGATACTAGCAGACCCGGTCGAGCAGGTGCAAGTGGTGCCGGAAGACCCGGACGGGGAGGTGCCCGAAAGGTTGGCGGTGCTGGTGTTGCTGGAAAAGCTGGCACACCTAACAGCCATCACGTATATTCCGCTAAGAAATTACCACAGCCGGAAAATTACGTCAACCCGCAGGACGCCGTGGCCAGCTCTGTTCTCAGAACCACTGACCAGTATTTCTACAAACCCGCACCTGTTGGCTTTGACCACATCATCACAAACATCAATGGTGGGTACAACAAAGAATACGGTGTCTTCACAGCTCCGGTGCCAGGGATATATTCCATCAACTACCACGTACAAACCAAGAAAGGTAGCACCAAAGAAGCCCATGTGGATCTGACGCAGAACGGAGAAGTCGTGAACTCGGCCAAGGCAGAAGGTGATTGTGTCACGGCGTCCAACTCCGCCGTCCTCTACCTTGACCAGTTTGACCGGCTCAGTGTGAACGGTCGTGAAGGAACCGTGATTGGTTGTGAAAATAACGGCTTTTGTAGCTTTAGCGTGTCTCTGGTGAAGCAGGGGAAATTCTATGATCAGAAAGTTGCCAGAGCTGTCCCCATGGGTAAATGGTAAATCaccattttaattttataacaaATGCAACAcattcataaataaacaattacttCGATTACTTCGAGCTCAAAGAAATTTCACTCTGTctcttttaaaatgtgaaagcTGGATTTTCTTAATTATGTTCTTTAATTACATACAGACctggaaatgaaataaaaaatcttGCTAATATTGAAATAAGGTgacgtatttatttgattattaatATGATTGGTGTATTTACGTAGTACTCAGGAATAGCTCAACTATAGGACGACGACCAGCCTTACGGTGGGAGATAACCGGATAGGGTCCGTTGGAAGGTTTTTATTGTTCTGTACAACGGTGATGTAATTTGATGTAAAGACATCCTGGAAAGTTTTTAACTTTAAGGCCATAATATGTGTTTTGGATTACTGGATAATGTCACACACGAGATGTAAACCATCACCCTTCCTCAGGTAGTCGACAAATCTCAAAACTTCCACATCCACATCGGAAACAAGCAAGGATACCCGGATCTGGAGACTGCAGAATTCGATCGCTTTTTGTGCAGCCTTATTGAGAACGAGCGGAGAGGTTGGTGTAGCTGTTTGCGCCTGTCTAACCTTTGTTGAAGGTCACGTGTCTTCTATCGATGTGGTGTGCATATTCGTACTTTACACATGGAAAATTTCGTTAAAGGTGGTTGATCTTCCCTGAGTATTTCTGTTTCATTCGCCCATAAAGCTGGCCCCTATCGAATATGTCCAAAAATTTTTGGATGTATGTATAGGTAGATTACAGCGTTTACGATGACTCAGTGTCGCATATCTTTGGGCTAGCATCTCAAAACGTTTTTGGGACACCCGTGGACgaggttagcgtgccagcgtggctgaatgacccaggagcctctcccaatgcggtcgctgtgagttcaaatccagctcatgctggcttcctctccgtcggTACGCGGGaagttttgcagcaacctgcggatggtcgaggagTTTCTCCGGGCGATGCTCGGTTTCTCTCACCATAAAACCGGACTCCGTCGTAAAATGAACTATTGTAAAGTGCGGTGTAAACCACTAATCAagcaaatcaatcaaaaaacatGAAGGACAAGCGGAATATCTGTAGAGATTTCATGGTGTTTGTTATGCCGTGGTCAAGTGGGTAAAGGCGCTTTCCCTTTCAATCactaggacacacaaggtgctCGTTCAgtaaagggggggggggggatgtagATTCCCTCGCTGTCACTGATAATCATTTCATACTGGATTGTATTTTTCTTAGGGCAAAGCTGTTATTAATATACAAGACTAAGAGCATAGGGAGTAATTttgttcctgtttttttttttttttgttgtttttttttcttttagttgtacgccgtactcaagaacttttcacacTGCTACAATGtgacatagagagtaaaacccagAGCAGTTACGACAGTATTATATCTGGCATGTACGTGATCATGCGTATTTCCAGTGAAATCTGGCTTCTTGTCACTTCACTTCGTTAGGATTCTATTCCACCTGTTCTTGTAAATCCTAAGTAACAGCAATGTACAGACTCCCAaacaccatggcttgagcagaatttgATAAAAAAGAAAGCTCGGCAGTTCTCAACGGATactaataaattttaaaatgtgcgGATTAATTGGTAGCTTTCATAAACCACACACGATCACTCTTTTTAATGAAAGATAAGGAACACAAAGTAATCTTTCAAcatgaaaaaactttttttttttttgtaagagaTAAACCTGCAAAAACCACGTCCTACTTGGAGTAGTGAATGCTTCAAATATTAAAAGCTCATGTAAAGAGAACAACCCTATCTGATCGACCCAAAACTTACTCAAgcaaaaaagtaacaaaaatcaCACAACCAAATATTCAAATTAACATTACCACCTTTTTTGTATGATAATCGATCGTTGCACAAATTAAGATGAAAATCAGACCTGCGTATCTGGCGTGGCTGTTTAGTAACAAGAAGAAGGAGTCAGATTTCTACTATCGTTATATAATTTAAATACCTGGTTTAGGTTGTTAAAGATAATGAAACAAAGCTGTGACCTGTGACGATCCAGATCTATACGATGTCTTTTGAAAGAACAGAAAGACGACATTAAAAAGTAGAATGGTTTATGATTATTTTCCCGTCTGAATTAGCAATATGTACTTGATCGACACAAATCCATTGACTAatcattttcttcatctttCTCCTGCCATAAATCTAACCGctaccatataagtgaaatatttgcatCATGAAAAACTAATGAAATTAACATCTTTCCTTTAAAAACTCATTTAAgatgtcatatttattttgtttgtatatttctaggatacctgtgaccatttgccaactatcacactttcatcgttgctgtggttttactttctatgctgttgtcttctatttaagcatttacatgaacaattagaatgaAGCCTTACCTGAtgtgaactgacaagaggcctgaTTTCCCCGCTTACGTCTGAACATTTatcaactattacactgtcgttgaggctgtggttttactctcgcGCGTTATTTCCTGTatgacggcgtaaaacatcaatccaataaataaaacaaataaatattttctgcatgagAAGCCAGACTTTGTGCACAGAAATCACAGtacataaaaccccaagtacAACATGACGTAAAGCCGCAGTCTGTAGTGGTTGCGGGATTCGAACTCCTTTACGTAAAATCAAAGTATATACAGAATATTGGCCTACTTATTATAAAACTTTGTAACACAActatatctcaaatattttattttattataaaccTTTTTTAAAACTCAATTTTTGTCATTGCAATGACCAAATTTATCAATCACTTAAAGTTTTTACAGTATTTTGAATTATGTCGTATTATATAATGCATGTCACATAATTCCATATTATCTAATATTATCATAATGTTAGTTAAAAACTAAAAAgatagaaatttttttaacatatgttATTCAAAGAGTATTTATAAAAGTCAACAAAAGACCTCTGCACATCTTGAGATAAATGTAGTATATGTAGAGTTGAAATATGTTGAGTTCCCATGGCAATAAGATTAAAGTGGTTGTAACCAGCTCGCATGAGTTACCGTGGCAACGGAAGAAGGTAGTTGTTTTCTGACACCAACTCTCGTGGGTTACCATGGCAATGGTAgaattctgttgttttcttcaAGCAGCTCTCGTAAGTTACCATGGCACCGATAGAAAGTGATTTTTTTCTGACACCAACTCTTATAACTTACCACGGCAACAGTAGAAAGTGGATGTTTCTGACAGCAGCTCTAGTGAGTTACCACGGTAACAGTAGAAGGTAGTTACTTTCTAACACCAGTTCAAGTTGGTCACCATGGCAGCGGTAGAAGGTTACCATGGTGAGAGGAGATCGAAGGTTACTGTGATTCTTGGGTGCAACATGAGGATCTTGGAGGGAGGGATTCTTGTATTGTGTTTCCAAAGCGGATAAAAAACAAGGCAATTTAGGAAAATAGATTCATGCTAAACATGGCAATTATTcagctaaaaaaaatgtcaagaaatgATTCTGCTGAATCAGAGTTCAACAATGTCTCGGTTAAGGATGATAGGGCTCCAAAGTTCATTTAATGATAGAGTCGATGACAAACCATCATATAAATATCCGATTTAGAATTTGTGTTATGGCGTTGAGGACTAATACGGGTATGTACTCTGCGGAAAACTGCCTGCGCTGAGCAGTCCAACATTAAAGCTACAGAAGGCTTGACCTGTTTCACAGAAGATTGCCGTTCCGGCTCGTCCCTGGACGCTCAGTCGATCATATCGAGCCAGGAACAGAATTGCTGAGTTGGAGGCCATACCGGCTACGCCTTGACCACGGGCAGAGTTTACAACTCGACCGTTCCTCAACAGGTTCAATATTGCGGGCTTATTAGTTCTGGGCTGGCTCGCTGCGTGGTAAGTCACGATGTAAATACCGTCGACTGGTGCCGTGAAAACGCCATATGTGTAGTCGTAACCCCGTCCAACGTTCGTGACGATGTTGTTAAAAATAACATCTCCATCTGTGTAGAACGTCTGGCTGGACCGACTGGTAGCGGAAAACGCCACTACCTGTGACGTGTACTGGGGGGAATATCGGTATTCATACGTCGACCGCTGTGGCTGGGCAGGGGGCCATGGGTAGTTGGGTTGGTACTGGCCAGACCGAACATCGCCAACGGAACGAGGCCCTGGACCGTACGTTCCATCAGGAACTCTCTGGCCGTACTCCACACCCCTGCTGTTTACGGCATATCTGTGC
Proteins encoded in this window:
- the LOC135465438 gene encoding complement C1q-like protein 4 is translated as MPLTLVSAAVCLCVSVYGWGEVDQQQYYPSDPYGPYPSGHSYGHFGRDERQGPVGGVERPGIRGVQRPRMGGLERPGQRDDRLSPKSPHAHDNKMGDPHNPTGHYRKNAHQGSVLQTQGGNRGAGNPGQRIAGRPGGAGRPGQRGARGPGDTSRPGRAGASGAGRPGRGGARKVGGAGVAGKAGTPNSHHVYSAKKLPQPENYVNPQDAVASSVLRTTDQYFYKPAPVGFDHIITNINGGYNKEYGVFTAPVPGIYSINYHVQTKKGSTKEAHVDLTQNGEVVNSAKAEGDCVTASNSAVLYLDQFDRLSVNGREGTVIGCENNGFCSFSVSLVKQGKFYDQKVARAVPMGKW